A segment of the Thermoplasmata archaeon genome:
TTGCTGATGTGTCAGGAGTTACAGAGGTAACTATAAGAAACAGGTACAAAGAATTAACTGAAAAACTGGATCTGAATATAGAAATTTAAGATCTTTTTCCTATTTTTTTTATTTCGTCAATAACTTCAATTTTGTCAATATTGGATACATCTCCCACATCATTTCCTAAAAATGCACTTTTTGCAATTCTTCTCATTATCTTTCCATTTTTTGTCTTTGGCAGCTCAGGCACAAAAACTACCAAGCTAGGAGAAAACGGTTTCCCCAGCTCTTTTTCAATGCTGCTTTTTATTTTGCCCTTTGTATAATCATCATTAGCACCGGTATATAATATGCCGATGCTCTCACCTTTAATAGAGTCTGGTATGCCTATAGCAATGCATTCTTTCACATGCTCAATTTTCAGAACAATATTCTCAATCTCTGTAGGGCCAACTCGCTTTCCTGCAACCTTTATTACATCATCGACTCTGCCATAAATATAAAAATAGCCGTCTTTGTCCTGTTTTACCCAGTCTCCATGAAACCATACATCCTTGAATTTTGACCAGTAAGTTTCTATATACTTTTCTTCCTGGTTCCATAATCCGTGCGTCATTGACGGCACTGGCTTTTTTGCGACTAGATATCCAACCTGATCAACGACCTCTCTCCCCGATTCGTCAAAAACTGCAACATTCATTCCCAGTCCTCGGTAAAGGCACCTTGGCTTGAGCGACATTGCCGGTGTAGATGCTAAAAAACAGCCTATTATGTCTGTACCACCTGATATGTTTGCAATGGGCACTTTTCTATCCCCCAAATGCTCAAATAGCCATAACCAGCTTTCATCGTCCCATGGCTCTCCCGTAGAGCCAAATACCCTTATTCCCTCCATTTTATTTTTTATGTTTTTGGCTTTCATGGTCCTTACTAATGTGGGGGATATTCCCAGAATTGTGATATTATTGTTTTTTATTATTTGCCAGAGTCGATCTTGCTCAGGATAATCTACTGCTCCATCATACAAAAAAACTGATCCGCCAAGACTGTTAGCACCAAAGACTGACCATGGCCCCATCATCCAGCCAAGAT
Coding sequences within it:
- a CDS encoding AMP-binding protein, which encodes FFKKFSKIVDYSAGNPYTKWFLDGKINIVYNTVERFKDSDKIAIKYESESGEIEYISFKELDIMTGKLAGAMLNMGAKKGDRIGIYMPMIPEAVIAMYAIMRFGGIAVPIFSGYGPEAIRTRVEDAGINILFVAESYERRGKTVKMIDNVKALKDIHFIVSSKTIMSFKELIAQGNYVSSVQTDSDDPALILYTSGTTGKPKGTIHTHGGSFINIVKEVKYYLDFKDSDTLMWVTDLGWMMGPWSVFGANSLGGSVFLYDGAVDYPEQDRLWQIIKNNNITILGISPTLVRTMKAKNIKNKMEGIRVFGSTGEPWDDESWLWLFEHLGDRKVPIANISGGTDIIGCFLASTPAMSLKPRCLYRGLGMNVAVFDESGREVVDQVGYLVAKKPVPSMTHGLWNQEEKYIETYWSKFKDVWFHGDWVKQDKDGYFYIYGRVDDVIKVAGKRVGPTEIENIVLKIEHVKECIAIGIPDSIKGESIGILYTGANDDYTKGKIKSSIEKELGKPFSPSLVVFVPELPKTKNGKIMRRIAKSAFLGNDVGDVSNIDKIEVIDEIKKIGKRS